A window from Lactiplantibacillus pentosus encodes these proteins:
- a CDS encoding GH25 family lysozyme — protein sequence MNKHKLKALILTVSAIFMAFLMVNVTSQAATSREQGVDWSKYNGNSGTFGYSTDKFVLSQAGGFYGGTNIPQTTYNSQVKSAQQAGKRVHTYLWDGVGGNMTNAKAMMAYYLPRIRTPKGSIVALDYEDGASNSVTANTNVILAQMALIKAAGYTPMLYSGKAYLNAHVNVSAIVKAYGSCLWLAEYPDYLVRTSPDYNWFPSMDGVAIFQFTSMYKAGGLDGNVDLTGITKSGYTTASKAKAQANIKQAHKQAAKKATFKVVKYNQRGVFYPNRTLAVRYTDSDKVSQVATYYKGESVTYNAVIIEHDYVWARYTRSNGLYGFIKLGVTNGHDYGKRVTGQLVSHTYYTVKSGDSWWSIAQHNGLSMTKLASQNGKTIYTTIYPGQRLVVR from the coding sequence TTGAATAAGCACAAGCTAAAGGCACTCATCTTAACGGTGAGCGCCATTTTTATGGCCTTTTTAATGGTCAATGTTACCAGTCAGGCGGCAACTAGTCGTGAACAGGGGGTTGATTGGTCTAAGTATAACGGTAATAGTGGGACATTTGGCTATAGTACCGATAAGTTCGTGCTCTCACAGGCGGGTGGCTTTTATGGTGGGACTAATATCCCTCAGACCACGTATAACAGCCAAGTTAAATCAGCTCAACAGGCTGGTAAACGGGTGCACACCTATTTGTGGGACGGTGTTGGTGGCAATATGACCAATGCCAAGGCGATGATGGCCTATTACTTGCCACGGATTAGGACGCCCAAGGGCAGCATTGTCGCACTAGACTATGAGGACGGGGCTTCTAATAGCGTGACAGCCAACACTAATGTCATTCTAGCTCAAATGGCCCTCATTAAAGCGGCTGGCTATACACCAATGTTGTATTCCGGCAAAGCTTACCTCAATGCTCATGTTAATGTGAGTGCCATTGTCAAAGCCTATGGTAGCTGTCTATGGTTAGCTGAATATCCGGACTATCTGGTTAGAACTAGCCCTGATTACAACTGGTTCCCTAGCATGGACGGCGTGGCTATCTTCCAATTCACTAGCATGTATAAAGCAGGCGGATTAGACGGCAATGTCGATTTAACAGGGATCACTAAGTCGGGTTATACGACTGCTAGCAAGGCTAAAGCACAGGCCAACATTAAGCAGGCTCATAAACAGGCAGCTAAAAAGGCCACTTTTAAGGTTGTTAAATACAACCAGCGAGGGGTGTTCTATCCTAACCGGACACTAGCTGTTCGTTACACGGATAGCGACAAAGTAAGCCAAGTAGCTACCTACTACAAGGGTGAGAGTGTGACTTACAACGCGGTTATTATTGAACACGACTATGTATGGGCACGCTACACCCGTTCAAACGGTCTGTATGGATTTATCAAGTTAGGTGTCACTAATGGTCATGACTACGGGAAGCGAGTTACTGGTCAGCTGGTTAGTCATACGTATTACACAGTCAAGTCCGGCGACAGTTGGTGGTCAATCGCTCAGCACAA
- a CDS encoding phage head spike fiber domain-containing protein, giving the protein MADITHGTWIKDGKAVDAIYQGGIKVYGRNLQTGTQDWQGEWGNLSSWQVDDENYKGLTVRKHSAAWYGLGQYYGAKPNTTYTFSFYAKASEASNIMNIYTLDSEDWSSPVVSPPVFANRAVTTEWQRYSITFTTKSGGKINPSVASNKYYITIYVSGYKLEKGDVATPWTPAPEDISK; this is encoded by the coding sequence ATGGCAGATATAACACATGGTACGTGGATTAAAGATGGTAAGGCGGTTGATGCTATTTATCAAGGCGGTATTAAGGTATATGGCCGGAACTTGCAAACCGGCACACAGGACTGGCAAGGAGAATGGGGCAATCTATCATCATGGCAAGTTGATGACGAGAATTACAAAGGCCTTACGGTTCGTAAACATTCAGCAGCATGGTATGGTTTAGGCCAATATTATGGTGCAAAGCCTAATACCACATACACCTTCAGTTTTTACGCCAAAGCATCTGAAGCAAGTAACATCATGAATATATATACGCTTGATTCAGAGGATTGGAGCAGCCCGGTTGTTAGCCCACCAGTCTTTGCTAATCGAGCCGTGACAACAGAATGGCAACGATATTCAATCACTTTTACTACTAAAAGTGGTGGGAAGATTAATCCATCTGTCGCTTCGAACAAATATTATATAACAATTTATGTGTCTGGGTACAAATTAGAAAAAGGCGATGTAGCTACTCCATGGACCCCGGCACCAGAAGATATATCAAAGTAG
- a CDS encoding XkdX family protein gives MLDFVKMMFDAGCQIDGYVGYGAITAADYKSITGKDYVAPTAAL, from the coding sequence ATGCTTGATTTTGTCAAAATGATGTTCGATGCTGGCTGTCAGATTGATGGCTACGTTGGTTATGGTGCAATTACGGCTGCTGACTACAAAAGTATCACCGGTAAGGACTACGTAGCGCCAACTGCCGCACTGTGA
- a CDS encoding phage tail protein: MFYLRDVTGNELPVIPISAQLTETVNQVAQLELTFINTGTNASAVGMLQPRTLLLDSDSGEAYRIQTMNGSNIGGSRNVKATFLGAVHDLNDHYVEKSIKGSQSLDSCMQLITEGTGFTYTIHDDFNHYDFSEDFGTGLAFDLFLNTLMSDFNFEWTSTGKHIDIYKQVGKRDAFVWLDGLNLSSLTDESDYTTIATHIKGTGKLDDKEKPLATAEYTSPNATTWGVIDAEPISDERFTNSDSLLAYLKSKLQDVPLIQRTATLNDFKTNSVSGMINNSEVGNYGYIRDRNGVDVETRISETVIDLVNPATTSVTFGNMTKSFTQITAGLQTAHSDSGKQIAQLKAGLDAVDGNDLITDASTLARLNALGGAANG, translated from the coding sequence GTGTTTTATTTACGTGATGTAACAGGTAACGAACTACCAGTTATCCCAATTTCAGCACAACTGACTGAAACCGTGAATCAAGTGGCTCAGTTGGAATTGACGTTCATTAACACGGGTACGAATGCGTCTGCTGTGGGCATGTTGCAACCACGCACCCTCTTGCTGGATTCTGATAGTGGCGAAGCTTATCGTATTCAGACCATGAATGGATCTAACATCGGTGGTAGTCGCAATGTTAAAGCAACGTTTCTAGGCGCTGTGCACGATTTAAATGACCATTACGTTGAGAAGAGTATAAAGGGATCCCAGTCGCTCGATAGCTGCATGCAGCTAATTACTGAAGGCACTGGTTTTACGTATACGATTCATGATGATTTCAATCATTATGATTTTTCTGAAGATTTCGGTACTGGATTAGCGTTTGATTTATTCTTAAACACTTTGATGTCGGACTTCAATTTCGAATGGACTAGTACGGGCAAGCACATTGATATTTATAAACAAGTCGGTAAGCGTGATGCTTTCGTTTGGTTAGATGGATTGAATCTTAGCTCGTTGACAGATGAGAGTGATTACACGACGATTGCTACGCATATTAAAGGTACAGGTAAGTTAGACGACAAGGAAAAGCCATTGGCTACTGCTGAGTACACGAGTCCTAACGCAACAACGTGGGGTGTAATTGATGCAGAGCCAATTTCTGATGAGCGGTTCACGAATAGTGATTCCCTATTGGCATATTTGAAATCAAAATTACAAGATGTGCCGTTGATTCAGCGAACTGCGACATTGAATGATTTCAAGACTAACTCGGTATCTGGAATGATTAATAATAGTGAGGTTGGAAATTATGGCTATATTCGGGATCGCAATGGTGTGGATGTTGAAACTCGAATCAGCGAAACCGTGATTGATTTGGTTAATCCAGCGACGACTAGCGTGACATTTGGCAATATGACCAAAAGCTTTACACAAATCACCGCGGGATTGCAGACTGCTCATAGTGATTCTGGTAAGCAAATCGCACAGCTAAAGGCCGGGCTTGATGCTGTAGACGGCAATGATTTGATTACTGATGCGAGTACACTAGCAAGACTTAATGCATTGGGTGGTGCCGCGAATGGATAA
- a CDS encoding phage tail domain-containing protein: protein MELDIQVIQQDGSNYWLSDLGIQVEKFSPPAPTFTRTYTPVGKYNVASSETHTSERKIPLVFDVKTIDSVDQELMRLKLFDLFRGYEDFYVVSSVIPSIRWPVHADDGFNVDPYEASPIMTEDITVNLVVTGGFGETINTTANMENNIPLGFDIPFACLPPYHFTNQSDLKVFVGGSIPLLADGKTATLTFHGDVASQLSITNKTTGQVFQLNQALKKSQTLILYGMVPVVDGVNVYSKGNHAYLDYVKGINELLVAGATNYDLEFDTRYYV from the coding sequence ATGGAGTTAGATATTCAAGTAATTCAACAGGATGGCAGTAATTACTGGCTATCTGATTTGGGTATTCAAGTAGAAAAGTTTTCACCACCTGCACCAACGTTCACTCGAACTTACACGCCAGTTGGTAAGTACAATGTAGCTTCATCTGAAACACACACGAGTGAACGCAAGATACCACTAGTGTTTGATGTCAAAACAATTGACTCAGTTGACCAAGAACTAATGCGGTTGAAGCTGTTTGATTTATTTCGCGGCTACGAGGATTTTTATGTTGTTAGTAGCGTCATTCCATCGATTCGTTGGCCAGTCCATGCGGATGATGGGTTTAATGTAGACCCTTATGAAGCGTCACCTATTATGACGGAGGATATCACAGTTAACCTAGTTGTTACTGGTGGATTTGGCGAGACGATTAATACTACTGCTAACATGGAGAATAACATTCCATTAGGATTTGATATTCCGTTTGCATGTTTGCCGCCGTATCATTTCACCAATCAAAGCGACCTCAAGGTGTTTGTTGGCGGCTCGATTCCACTGCTGGCCGATGGCAAGACGGCCACATTAACCTTCCATGGAGATGTGGCTAGTCAATTATCGATTACTAACAAAACTACGGGACAAGTGTTTCAGTTAAATCAAGCGTTGAAGAAATCCCAAACTTTAATTTTATATGGCATGGTTCCAGTTGTGGATGGCGTGAATGTCTACAGCAAGGGGAATCATGCCTATTTAGATTACGTCAAAGGGATTAATGAATTACTGGTGGCGGGTGCAACGAATTATGATTTGGAGTTTGATACACGCTATTACGTTTAG
- a CDS encoding phage tail tape measure protein, with protein MADIAGSVKINVDLIAKEALAQAEVLKRTFKDVDVSPKAAANLKVLNQGLETTAASYSKLSAAQEQAGLHMSSQVSKLNSYKAQLQANRQEMTATAGEIGRLSRAEGDNSAQVVAAKSKYAALEREQRALVLSASKLQKGVGALTPEMAAAADKAMIMGTKIQNAGEKISSLGSKATIGFTVPIVTALGVATKAASDYQYQLADIRKEVVAQGYSASQTSSIMKNLSSDTLKWSKEFGVGTKEINDGMFELVSNGYNVKQAMGMMPELLKTMTANSDQSGESIKLTASMLEQFGQNLGSNSTVIKNGNSLMNQMTEATHKSAMSLDDLKEISGNAGAAMHAMGVKTYEFMAIAGRLKSAGIDASSVGTGLSSLMTRVGTGTGQAAKDLKKYNIQVFDSKGKMKDVFDILGQMQGAYQKMNDKQRQSFMYNVVGQENMKVGMTLMDANLDRYKSLSNEIEHSNGTVDKYNKTMRNTSQFTMAQFKSSLNALEIEFGQKFLPTLTPIIRELKNMLDRFSDLDPATQKLILNTGLAVAAGGPLISMFGKLTSGVGLLTSGSMKLLVGAAKLSPLFGTLVKDGGAASTVIAGISGGAEAGSASLLGLGGSALGTVSGLGALAAAAAPVVLGVAAVGTATYFAIKAGKEHSDQLKRQRASMDEYGANISQNSQKAIGSFNELHQKAKNDMALLDTAVGKQSKQLSSDVVTKYSKMADLVEQQFSKTKKAGMDALSDLSGSFGSAGNSWVTQVEKGVDKRADGQTSKLEKAKKTMESILKSVDGDFSKLSATQKAKLNEAEAYIDSQVSAFGMAYKDQQALYKAYVQQHGTITDGMYKADVKSADSAYSKTYGKASDSYKKSLSELKSLRKNDQISKDQYDQALAMLDAKRNKQQTQASLEYIKTEKAAGDAYNNNGRESLRTKQTLDDEYTKTITDENGKKEKLYWDDVSNSEESAAKWIADHKKDNQKYIDDQVNAHGTIEKNIAKFQKSQEKAYEAMGMSDSTAAAQAKVDADNMLAETTKAGAKLAASAEKTHDNYVKSLNKGTLGSPANVAKQWGLDLSDSAANISLGKYGYKTAQQFWTDVKSGSKQGYEEAQVYFNSILTGFKDDGKKNISDLTDSEQEELRSGLSTGILSLKDLAPVFGNTITGLFPKDLSKLSGKEIGTLKQGLADGVVTISDLKQQFGDNITGLFPKDLSKLGKTDIATLKEGLKSGDITDSQLKSRYGKQYAAIFKQDLSKLGKSDIQSLKLGLDLGIITKSDLKTRYGKALNKMFSSKKSLHDIGKENMSALANGLDAGIPEADSVLKKLQGQVHKGATIKLNGEGHYTMDSLNRGYKDKKLSTHDYLKALAAMIAGDTNVDISKSGRDTMDNYNDGLDANKKNAIQTATGTADSIQGELTLGRKATGAGKSSMKSFNDALVQYSADPLTAAGGIGEAVAKNIDIGGNSANDLSKAVGGKQSYKKTHSRQPVTGIANPWVRHKTGTNGKLSSAETAVVGDGYKHELIDYGNGSLGLSPAVPTVTHLPVGAQVFSGEDTEKAAPFLKMMGLPMFATGSGGNIVDWIKNLFGDAMKFMEHPIKNWEKLIDSSFDMNLFPGGSQNHFGPDTKSWEKKQTNWLKKLAIEGAGNPGGAGVTRWIPYIKRAAAAMHVSMPEDGVKKILNTINHESGGNPTVFQHGYVDVNTGVDPAQGLLQFIGQTFRYYAVKGHGNRANGYDQLLALFNDSNWYNDLMWNRGWAPSGHRRFDKGGESYEKQLAWVSEHNQREIHIPDDQSNYSKYLTDQAVKMSFGQQAFVATSAEQAAGLKSTIPVDVPKNGGPIAVSGATANGTGEVLGMVKSLVDAITSKTVNITAKLDNGVLFNAQYPLIKLALGQDVVIDRVRGGK; from the coding sequence ATGGCTGATATTGCTGGTAGTGTCAAGATTAACGTGGACTTAATCGCTAAAGAGGCGCTTGCACAAGCCGAAGTTCTTAAGCGAACATTTAAAGACGTGGATGTTAGCCCGAAAGCAGCCGCCAACTTAAAAGTGTTGAATCAAGGGTTAGAGACAACTGCAGCCAGTTATAGTAAGCTATCAGCCGCTCAAGAACAAGCAGGGCTGCACATGTCTTCTCAAGTTTCTAAGTTGAACTCTTATAAAGCGCAGTTGCAAGCTAACCGACAAGAGATGACAGCAACAGCTGGTGAAATTGGTCGTCTGTCACGAGCAGAAGGTGATAATTCTGCTCAAGTAGTAGCAGCTAAAAGTAAATATGCTGCCCTTGAACGTGAACAGCGAGCTCTGGTTCTGTCAGCAAGCAAGTTGCAAAAGGGTGTTGGTGCATTAACACCTGAAATGGCTGCTGCAGCCGACAAAGCCATGATAATGGGTACTAAGATACAAAATGCTGGTGAAAAGATTAGCTCTCTTGGAAGTAAGGCCACTATTGGTTTTACGGTACCTATTGTCACAGCACTGGGTGTAGCAACTAAAGCCGCTTCCGATTATCAATATCAATTAGCTGATATCCGTAAGGAAGTTGTTGCACAAGGATACTCTGCTAGCCAAACAAGCTCAATTATGAAGAATCTATCTTCAGACACATTAAAATGGTCCAAAGAGTTTGGTGTTGGTACCAAAGAAATCAATGATGGTATGTTTGAATTGGTTTCTAATGGTTACAATGTCAAACAAGCCATGGGAATGATGCCAGAGTTGTTAAAGACTATGACCGCTAATTCCGATCAGTCTGGGGAGTCTATTAAACTGACCGCTTCTATGCTTGAACAATTTGGTCAGAACTTGGGTTCAAACAGTACTGTAATCAAGAATGGTAATAGCTTGATGAATCAGATGACTGAAGCCACCCATAAGTCAGCCATGTCATTAGACGATTTGAAAGAAATTAGTGGTAATGCTGGTGCTGCAATGCACGCCATGGGCGTTAAAACATATGAATTTATGGCGATTGCAGGGCGCTTAAAGTCTGCTGGTATTGACGCTAGCTCTGTTGGTACGGGGCTGTCATCATTGATGACACGAGTTGGAACAGGGACAGGTCAAGCAGCTAAGGATTTAAAGAAATACAATATTCAAGTATTCGATAGCAAAGGCAAAATGAAAGACGTCTTTGATATTCTTGGACAAATGCAGGGTGCTTACCAGAAAATGAATGATAAGCAGCGCCAGTCATTTATGTACAACGTTGTTGGTCAGGAAAACATGAAGGTCGGTATGACCTTGATGGACGCTAATCTTGATCGGTACAAATCGTTATCTAATGAGATCGAACACAGCAATGGAACCGTTGATAAATACAACAAAACCATGCGTAACACGAGTCAGTTCACCATGGCCCAATTTAAATCTAGTTTAAACGCTTTAGAGATTGAATTTGGGCAGAAATTCCTACCAACCCTCACGCCCATTATTCGTGAGTTAAAGAATATGCTAGACCGTTTTAGCGACTTAGATCCGGCAACGCAGAAGCTAATTCTTAATACAGGCTTAGCTGTTGCGGCTGGTGGTCCATTGATTAGTATGTTTGGAAAATTGACCTCTGGTGTAGGGCTACTAACTAGTGGATCTATGAAATTATTGGTTGGTGCTGCCAAGCTATCACCGTTATTTGGAACTTTAGTTAAAGATGGCGGTGCGGCCAGTACTGTCATTGCTGGCATTAGTGGTGGTGCAGAAGCAGGTTCAGCATCCTTGTTAGGTTTAGGCGGGTCAGCATTAGGTACAGTTTCAGGATTAGGCGCGTTGGCTGCGGCGGCCGCTCCAGTAGTTCTTGGTGTAGCAGCTGTGGGGACAGCGACTTACTTTGCGATTAAAGCTGGCAAGGAGCATAGTGACCAGTTGAAGCGTCAACGTGCTTCGATGGACGAGTATGGTGCCAATATCAGCCAAAACTCGCAAAAAGCAATTGGCTCATTCAACGAACTACATCAAAAAGCCAAGAATGATATGGCACTATTGGACACCGCGGTAGGTAAGCAGTCCAAACAATTATCTAGCGATGTGGTTACTAAATACAGTAAGATGGCTGATTTGGTTGAACAACAGTTTTCCAAGACTAAAAAGGCCGGGATGGATGCACTATCCGACTTATCCGGAAGCTTTGGAAGTGCTGGCAATAGCTGGGTAACGCAAGTTGAAAAGGGCGTTGATAAGCGGGCTGATGGGCAAACTAGTAAGCTTGAAAAAGCTAAAAAAACGATGGAGAGCATTTTAAAGTCAGTTGACGGTGACTTCTCTAAGTTGTCTGCTACTCAGAAGGCCAAGCTAAATGAGGCTGAAGCTTACATTGACTCGCAAGTCTCCGCGTTTGGTATGGCTTATAAGGACCAGCAAGCATTATATAAAGCCTACGTTCAACAACATGGCACTATCACGGATGGCATGTATAAGGCGGACGTCAAGTCAGCAGATTCGGCATATTCCAAGACTTATGGCAAGGCAAGTGATAGTTATAAGAAGAGTCTGTCTGAGCTGAAATCACTAAGAAAAAATGACCAAATTAGCAAGGACCAATACGACCAAGCACTTGCCATGCTAGACGCTAAGCGTAACAAGCAACAAACTCAGGCCTCACTGGAATACATCAAAACTGAAAAAGCGGCCGGCGATGCGTATAACAACAATGGTCGTGAAAGCTTGCGTACTAAGCAAACGCTTGATGATGAATACACGAAAACGATTACCGATGAAAATGGAAAAAAGGAAAAGCTTTATTGGGACGATGTCAGTAACAGTGAAGAATCAGCAGCCAAATGGATTGCGGACCATAAGAAAGACAATCAGAAGTACATTGATGATCAAGTCAACGCACATGGGACCATTGAAAAGAATATAGCTAAGTTCCAGAAGTCTCAGGAAAAAGCCTATGAGGCAATGGGGATGTCTGACTCTACTGCTGCTGCACAAGCAAAGGTAGATGCCGATAATATGCTGGCAGAGACAACAAAAGCAGGTGCTAAATTGGCCGCAAGTGCTGAAAAAACGCATGATAATTATGTTAAGTCTTTGAATAAAGGCACTTTGGGAAGCCCAGCCAATGTTGCTAAGCAATGGGGACTTGATCTTTCTGATAGCGCTGCAAACATTTCTCTTGGTAAATACGGATATAAAACTGCACAACAGTTCTGGACTGATGTCAAATCTGGTAGCAAACAGGGTTATGAAGAAGCACAAGTATATTTCAATTCAATTCTAACCGGCTTCAAGGATGACGGCAAAAAGAATATCAGTGATTTAACCGATTCTGAACAGGAAGAACTTCGATCAGGTCTTTCAACGGGAATCTTATCTTTGAAAGATTTAGCTCCCGTTTTTGGAAATACAATTACTGGCCTTTTCCCGAAAGACTTGTCCAAGCTGAGCGGAAAAGAAATTGGTACCCTTAAACAAGGGTTAGCCGATGGAGTCGTAACTATTTCTGATTTAAAACAGCAGTTCGGAGACAATATTACCGGTCTATTTCCTAAAGACCTATCAAAACTTGGAAAAACTGATATAGCAACCTTAAAAGAAGGGCTCAAGAGTGGTGATATTACTGATTCTCAGTTGAAAAGCCGGTATGGCAAACAATATGCTGCTATTTTTAAGCAAGATTTATCTAAATTGGGCAAGAGCGATATTCAATCACTCAAATTAGGCTTGGATCTTGGAATTATTACCAAGAGTGATTTAAAGACACGCTATGGTAAAGCGCTAAATAAGATGTTTAGTAGCAAGAAGTCTTTGCATGATATTGGTAAAGAGAATATGAGTGCTCTAGCCAATGGATTAGATGCAGGGATACCTGAGGCTGACAGCGTGCTAAAAAAATTACAAGGTCAAGTACACAAAGGTGCCACCATTAAGCTTAACGGCGAAGGCCATTACACAATGGATAGCTTAAACCGAGGCTACAAAGATAAGAAGTTGTCCACACATGATTATCTCAAAGCGCTTGCTGCCATGATTGCGGGAGACACCAACGTCGATATTAGCAAGAGTGGTAGAGATACTATGGACAACTACAATGATGGGCTCGATGCTAATAAAAAGAACGCCATTCAAACCGCTACTGGCACGGCGGACTCGATTCAAGGTGAATTAACTTTAGGACGGAAGGCAACCGGGGCAGGTAAAAGTTCTATGAAATCATTTAATGATGCCTTGGTTCAATATTCAGCTGACCCATTGACAGCTGCTGGAGGTATTGGAGAAGCTGTTGCTAAGAACATTGATATAGGTGGAAACAGTGCTAATGATTTATCGAAAGCTGTGGGTGGCAAACAATCATACAAAAAAACTCATAGTAGACAACCAGTTACTGGTATTGCTAACCCTTGGGTTAGACATAAAACTGGTACTAACGGTAAGCTATCAAGCGCTGAAACTGCTGTGGTTGGTGATGGATACAAGCATGAATTGATTGATTACGGCAATGGATCATTAGGACTGTCACCGGCTGTTCCAACTGTGACCCACTTGCCTGTCGGTGCTCAAGTCTTTTCAGGTGAGGATACTGAAAAAGCGGCACCATTCCTTAAAATGATGGGGTTACCAATGTTTGCGACTGGTTCCGGTGGCAACATCGTTGATTGGATCAAGAATCTATTTGGTGATGCTATGAAGTTCATGGAGCACCCCATTAAGAACTGGGAAAAATTAATAGATTCAAGTTTTGATATGAACCTGTTTCCAGGTGGATCACAAAACCATTTTGGGCCTGACACAAAGTCATGGGAAAAGAAACAAACCAATTGGCTAAAGAAACTAGCCATTGAGGGTGCTGGTAATCCGGGTGGTGCTGGTGTAACACGGTGGATTCCGTATATCAAGCGAGCCGCCGCTGCTATGCACGTATCGATGCCTGAAGATGGCGTTAAGAAAATCCTTAATACCATCAATCACGAGTCCGGCGGTAATCCAACAGTATTTCAACATGGCTATGTGGATGTCAATACTGGTGTTGACCCTGCTCAAGGGTTACTTCAATTTATTGGACAGACATTCCGATATTACGCGGTTAAAGGCCATGGAAACCGTGCTAATGGTTATGACCAATTATTGGCGTTATTTAATGATTCTAACTGGTACAACGATTTGATGTGGAATCGCGGCTGGGCGCCCAGTGGTCATCGTCGTTTTGACAAGGGCGGTGAGTCCTATGAGAAACAGTTAGCATGGGTATCTGAGCATAACCAACGTGAGATTCATATTCCGGATGATCAGTCGAATTACAGCAAGTATTTAACGGATCAAGCTGTCAAGATGTCATTTGGTCAGCAGGCTTTTGTCGCTACAAGTGCGGAACAAGCTGCTGGATTAAAGAGTACCATTCCCGTAGATGTTCCTAAGAACGGTGGACCCATCGCAGTCAGTGGTGCAACAGCAAACGGAACTGGTGAGGTATTAGGCATGGTCAAGTCATTAGTGGACGCAATTACTAGCAAGACAGTTAACATCACTGCCAAACTAGATAACGGCGTCCTTTTTAATGCCCAGTATCCGTTAATCAAGCTGGCTCTAGGTCAAGATGTTGTCATTGACCGAGTGAGAGGAGGTAAATAG
- a CDS encoding Gp15 family bacteriophage protein → MSFTEINTNSIVFQKHQYRLDLSFRMVLLYFKAIRDEGLTIPERVEVSLKALVLDDTSKLRFEDKGQLLSEIFNTKINNDRDRVRAKVLKSGKRSFDFDEDESLIKAGFQQQYGIDLDRDSLSWERFTTMLDGLNEDTQFKKVIRFRLTKVSDDMDADTQTYLKQMKLIYGLKQAHTDGDGKLTPDELSIELANLDMPHKALRMKELRERGKI, encoded by the coding sequence ATGAGTTTTACCGAGATAAACACTAACAGCATCGTATTTCAGAAACATCAGTATCGTTTAGACCTTTCATTTCGCATGGTGTTGCTCTATTTTAAAGCGATTCGGGATGAAGGCCTCACTATACCAGAGCGTGTAGAAGTCAGCTTAAAAGCGCTGGTATTGGACGATACGAGCAAGCTACGTTTTGAGGATAAGGGCCAGTTACTATCTGAAATATTTAATACAAAAATCAATAATGACCGCGATCGGGTTCGAGCTAAGGTGCTCAAGTCTGGTAAGCGGTCTTTTGATTTTGATGAAGACGAATCGTTAATCAAAGCCGGGTTCCAACAACAATACGGTATCGATTTAGACCGAGATAGCCTCAGTTGGGAACGGTTTACCACTATGTTGGATGGTCTTAATGAAGATACGCAATTTAAAAAAGTTATCAGGTTTCGACTGACCAAGGTTAGCGATGATATGGATGCTGATACGCAAACTTATTTGAAACAAATGAAGCTAATTTATGGTTTAAAGCAAGCTCACACCGATGGCGACGGCAAGCTGACGCCAGATGAACTATCTATCGAGCTAGCTAATTTAGACATGCCACACAAGGCGTTACGGATGAAAGAGTTACGGGAGCGAGGAAAAATATAG